In bacterium, the DNA window AAATGCCGGACTCGGACATGATTTTTTAAGACATATTGAAAGAACCAGAGCAATACTGTATGTTATTAATCTGAAGCCGTTTGAAGACAGAAAACCGTCGGATGAATATACGATTTTATATGAAGAGTTGAAATACCATAAAAAAGAACTGATTCAAAAACCGTTTTTGATAGTTCTAAACAAAGTGGATCTGATCGAAAATGAAAAGGAAATCGATGAATTTATAAAAGCGGCGGGAGTTAAGAAAGAATCGGTTATCTCCGTTTCCGCGAAACAAAGGATTAACCTGGAAAAACTTGTTGAACAAGTCGGTGATTTAATAGAAAATAAAAACATATGAGAAAGTATCTGGAAAACGTTAAAAATGTGACGCTTAAAATCGGGACCAATGTCCTGACGGATTCATGCGGCAGGATACAGAAGAACATTATATCTTCGATTGCGCGCCAGGTTTGCGCAATAAGAGAAAAAGGCGTCAATGTCATGATTATAAGCTCGGGCGCCATAGCGGCGGGAAGATGGAAATTAGAATTTGGCAGTAAGGAGTTGACACTCAGACAGAAACAGGCGGCGGCCGCGGTGGGCCAGACACAGTTAATGAGATATTATGAAGATGCTTTTGCCGAAAAAGGGATTGTTGCGGCGCAGGTATTATTGACCGATGACGGTTTATCCGACAGAAAACGCCAGTTGAACGCAAAAAACACTTTATTAACGCTTATCGAAAAAAAAGCGGTGCCTATCATCAACGAGAATGATACGGTTTCCGTTGAGGAAATCAAGTTCGGCGATAATGACAGGCTTTCTGCGCTGGTTGCCCAGATGACGGGAAGTGAATTGCTTATATTATTGACAGATACCGACGGCTTGATGGATAAAGACCCCAAAGTGGAAAAGAACGCAAAGTGTATCAGTATTGTAAACAGCATAGACGCGGGGATAGAGAGGATTTGCGGCAAAAAAGGGTCATCCCTTTCAACCGGGGGGATGTATTCAAAGATTCAGGCCGCCAGGATGGTTGTGACTGCGGGAGAGTTTGCGGTTATAGCTAATGGAAAAAGAGAAAATATTATTTCAGATATCCTTTCCGGTAAAGATGCAGGAACTCTATTTCTGCCGTTGCGGCACAAAATGAAGGGGAAGAAACGCTGGATAGCTCATTTTAAACGTTCGTCCGGGTTCCTGGTTATAGATGCCGGCGCGGTTCTCGCATTAAGGGAGAAGGGAAAGAGCCTTCTTGCCTCCGGTATTATATCAGCGAAGGGTGATTTTTCGGCCGGGGATATTATAATTTTAAGGGATGAGAAGGGAAATGATATAGGAAAAGGGCAGATAAATTATTCTTCCGGCAATATAAAAAAGATAACCGGGTTAAAAACATCCCAAATCAAAGCTGTTTTAAGCGGAAAAGTGCTTGATGAGGTAGTCCACCGGAATAATATGGTTATATACGGCGAAACACGGGGAAAATAAAATGCAGGGTTCCGGAAAAATAAAGGAATATGTGAAACAGCTGGCTGAACAGGCAAAAGATTCTTCAAGAAAACTTGCCTTAATGAGCGCGGACCATAAAAATAACCTGTTGAAGAACATTGCTGTTTCCATAAGAAAAAACAAAGAGATTATATCGGAAGCCAATAAAAAAGACATTAAAGAAGCGGAAAAAGAAGGTTTATCGGGAGCATTGATCGACAGGCTCCTGCTGGATGGGAAAAGAATAGAGCAGATGGCGGGCGGATTAGAGGAAGTCGCGGCGTTGGATGATCCGGTGGGAAGAGTATTAAATAAAAAAACGAGGCCGAACGGGATGCAGATTTTTAAAATCAGTGTTCCAATAGGTGTTATCGCTATTATATATGAATCCCGTCCCAATGTTACCTCTGATTCGGCCGGCCTGTGCATTAAAGCCGGGAATGCGGTAATATTAAAAGGCGGCAGGGAAGCTTTTCAGTCCAATAAATCCATCGCTGCCTGCATGAGAAAGGCTATAGCCGGTTGCGGAGGCCCTGAGAATATTATTCAATTTGTGGAAACAACGGAAAGAAGCGCTGTCGCTGAAATGCTGAAATTAAATTCACTGATCGATCTGGTTATTCCGAGAGGCGGGGAAAGCCTGATAAAAGCGGTAACTGAAATGTCAACAATACCGATTATCAAACATTATAAAGGCGTTTGCCATGTGTTTGTCGATAAAGACGCGGATTTAGATAAAGCCCTGAAGATTATCAGGAACGCGAAATGCCAGAGACCCGGTGTTTGCAATGCCATGGAAACACTGCTTGTTGATAATGCCATATCGGAGAAATTCCTTCCTTTGGCGGCGGATATGCTGAAGAAAGAAAAAGTAGAACTCAGGGGTTGTCCCCGGACAGTGAAAATATTGAAAGGGATTAAACAGGCCGCTGAAGATGACTGGTATGAGGAATACCTGGATTTGATTTTGTCAGTTAAAATCGTGGACGGAGTTGATGAAGCCGTAGAACATATCAACAAATACGGCTCCATGCATTCAGATGCCATTATTACCGAGAATCAGGCGTCCGCTTTGAAATTCTTGAACATGGTGGATTCTGCCGCTGTATATTTGAATGCGTCTACAAGGTTTACGGACGGAGGACAGTTTGGGATGGGCGCTGAAATAGGTATCAGCACCGACAAGATTCACGCCAGGGGTCCCATGGGTCTTGAAGAACTCAATACTTACAAATATGTGATTAAAGGTGATGGCCAGA includes these proteins:
- the proB gene encoding glutamate 5-kinase, coding for MRKYLENVKNVTLKIGTNVLTDSCGRIQKNIISSIARQVCAIREKGVNVMIISSGAIAAGRWKLEFGSKELTLRQKQAAAAVGQTQLMRYYEDAFAEKGIVAAQVLLTDDGLSDRKRQLNAKNTLLTLIEKKAVPIINENDTVSVEEIKFGDNDRLSALVAQMTGSELLILLTDTDGLMDKDPKVEKNAKCISIVNSIDAGIERICGKKGSSLSTGGMYSKIQAARMVVTAGEFAVIANGKRENIISDILSGKDAGTLFLPLRHKMKGKKRWIAHFKRSSGFLVIDAGAVLALREKGKSLLASGIISAKGDFSAGDIIILRDEKGNDIGKGQINYSSGNIKKITGLKTSQIKAVLSGKVLDEVVHRNNMVIYGETRGK
- a CDS encoding glutamate-5-semialdehyde dehydrogenase, which translates into the protein MQGSGKIKEYVKQLAEQAKDSSRKLALMSADHKNNLLKNIAVSIRKNKEIISEANKKDIKEAEKEGLSGALIDRLLLDGKRIEQMAGGLEEVAALDDPVGRVLNKKTRPNGMQIFKISVPIGVIAIIYESRPNVTSDSAGLCIKAGNAVILKGGREAFQSNKSIAACMRKAIAGCGGPENIIQFVETTERSAVAEMLKLNSLIDLVIPRGGESLIKAVTEMSTIPIIKHYKGVCHVFVDKDADLDKALKIIRNAKCQRPGVCNAMETLLVDNAISEKFLPLAADMLKKEKVELRGCPRTVKILKGIKQAAEDDWYEEYLDLILSVKIVDGVDEAVEHINKYGSMHSDAIITENQASALKFLNMVDSAAVYLNASTRFTDGGQFGMGAEIGISTDKIHARGPMGLEELNTYKYVIKGDGQIRD